One genomic window of Cupriavidus malaysiensis includes the following:
- a CDS encoding rhodanese-like domain-containing protein codes for MQFIKASELAQWLADGSRPRPVLLDVREGWEVQTCALPGITHIPMGQIPARAAELDEDADIVCICHHGMRSMQVASFLERQGFAKVYNLTGGVDAWAHEVDPAMPKY; via the coding sequence ATGCAGTTCATCAAGGCAAGCGAGCTGGCCCAGTGGCTGGCCGACGGCAGCCGGCCGCGGCCGGTGCTGCTGGATGTGCGCGAAGGCTGGGAGGTGCAGACCTGCGCCCTGCCCGGCATCACCCACATCCCGATGGGGCAGATCCCGGCGCGCGCCGCGGAGCTGGACGAAGACGCGGACATCGTCTGCATCTGCCACCACGGCATGCGCAGCATGCAGGTGGCCAGCTTCCTCGAGCGCCAGGGCTTCGCCAAGGTCTACAACCTGACCGGCGGTGTCGATGCCTGGGCCCACGAGGTGGACCCGGCCATGCCGAAGTACTGA
- a CDS encoding TolC family outer membrane protein — translation MTFALPAVPGSPQACLALLLPLLALLQPATATAADLLQVYRDAQANDAQFASARAQLEATREKLPQARSGLLPQIAGTAGATRTNIDQSQPIAANRFFNANTWALQLTQPLFRWDRWESYKQGELAVLAGEVTFNQARLDLILRTSQAYFDVLAAQDNLYLAGAQKKAISEQLAQAKRNFEVGTATITDANDAQARYDLAVSSEIAAQNDLEIKRATLQQITAKPVDALLGLRGGAAIPGPQPADVGAWTAQAEADNLQVGLARYNLESAQRETNKARAAHLPTVDLVAGYGFTNQTGTATQQVNVASRYNSSQIGVQLNIPLYSGGQIQSRVRETIALADKAASDLEYARRTAAQTARQSYSGVSNGLAQVKALEAAERSAQSAVESNQLGYEVGVRINIDVLNAEAQLFSTRRDLARARYDTIMNGLRLKAAAASLQEDDVVQINTLLTSAPGSMYQLPAAPKLGEATRRAAPRGKREAMATATPRT, via the coding sequence ATGACATTCGCGCTACCCGCCGTGCCTGGCAGTCCCCAGGCATGCCTGGCCCTGCTGCTGCCCCTGCTGGCACTGCTGCAGCCGGCCACCGCCACCGCCGCGGACCTGCTGCAGGTCTACCGCGACGCCCAGGCCAACGACGCGCAGTTCGCCAGCGCGCGGGCCCAGCTCGAGGCGACGCGCGAGAAGCTGCCGCAGGCGCGCTCCGGGCTGCTGCCGCAGATCGCCGGCACGGCGGGCGCCACGCGCACCAACATCGACCAGAGCCAGCCGATCGCGGCCAACCGCTTCTTCAACGCCAATACCTGGGCGCTGCAGCTGACCCAGCCGCTGTTCCGCTGGGACCGCTGGGAATCCTACAAGCAGGGCGAACTGGCGGTGCTGGCCGGCGAGGTCACCTTCAACCAGGCCCGGCTTGACCTGATCCTGCGCACCTCACAAGCCTACTTCGACGTGCTGGCCGCGCAGGACAACCTCTATCTGGCGGGCGCGCAGAAGAAGGCCATCTCCGAACAGCTGGCCCAGGCCAAGCGCAACTTCGAGGTCGGCACGGCCACCATCACCGACGCCAACGACGCCCAGGCCCGCTATGACCTGGCCGTCTCCAGCGAGATCGCCGCGCAGAACGACCTGGAGATCAAGCGCGCCACACTGCAGCAGATCACCGCCAAGCCGGTCGACGCGCTGCTCGGGCTGCGCGGGGGCGCTGCCATCCCCGGCCCGCAGCCGGCTGACGTGGGTGCCTGGACCGCCCAGGCCGAGGCCGACAACCTGCAGGTCGGGCTGGCGCGCTACAACCTGGAGAGCGCGCAGCGGGAGACCAACAAGGCGCGTGCGGCCCACTTGCCCACGGTCGACCTGGTAGCCGGCTACGGCTTCACCAACCAGACCGGCACGGCGACGCAGCAGGTCAATGTCGCCAGCCGCTACAACAGCTCGCAGATCGGCGTTCAGCTCAATATTCCGCTCTACTCCGGCGGCCAGATCCAGTCGCGCGTGCGCGAAACGATCGCCCTGGCGGACAAGGCGGCCAGCGACCTGGAATACGCCCGCCGCACGGCGGCACAGACCGCCCGCCAGAGCTATTCGGGCGTATCCAACGGACTGGCGCAGGTGAAGGCGCTCGAAGCCGCCGAACGCTCGGCGCAGAGCGCGGTCGAGTCCAACCAGCTCGGCTACGAGGTCGGCGTGCGCATCAACATCGACGTGCTGAACGCCGAGGCCCAGCTCTTCTCGACCCGGCGCGACCTGGCCCGCGCGCGCTACGACACGATCATGAACGGCCTGCGCCTGAAGGCCGCTGCGGCCTCCCTGCAGGAAGACGATGTGGTGCAGATCAATACACTGCTGACCTCGGCGCCGGGATCGATGTACCAGTTGCCGGCCGCCCCCAAGCTGGGCGAGGCCACGCGCCGGGCCGCGCCGCGCGGCAAGCGCGAGGCCATGGCGACGGCGACGCCGCGCACCTGA